A single Streptomyces sp. 2114.4 DNA region contains:
- a CDS encoding methyltransferase domain-containing protein, translating into MSYFGMPSVDLLGEQIDALLSAPSTTHGLARALRTAAWEIGLHRYHHASQRAWPDSRIDQKPSKVQIGGGTHRIEGFFNVDAVPPADLLWDVREGIPLPDDTVELIFSEHFLEHIDYPRSVKNYVQEAHRVLAAGGRIITGVPDAAFALSQYPGPLDPADEMVERWYAKRDCRNDINTRLDLVNLVFRDQDDDPKYTPHLWAYDYEKLVQLFTEAGFATVEPWTFDPKIANPKRRWGSVYVIATK; encoded by the coding sequence ATGAGTTACTTCGGCATGCCCTCCGTCGACCTCCTCGGGGAGCAGATCGACGCCCTGCTGAGCGCCCCCTCCACCACCCACGGCCTTGCCCGAGCACTCCGCACAGCGGCCTGGGAGATCGGACTCCACCGCTACCATCACGCCAGCCAGCGAGCCTGGCCTGACAGCCGCATCGACCAGAAGCCCTCCAAGGTCCAGATCGGCGGTGGAACCCACCGCATCGAGGGGTTCTTCAACGTCGACGCCGTCCCGCCGGCCGACCTGCTCTGGGATGTCCGCGAAGGCATCCCCCTGCCCGACGACACCGTCGAGCTGATCTTCTCCGAGCACTTCCTGGAGCACATCGACTACCCCCGCTCCGTCAAAAACTACGTCCAGGAAGCCCACCGCGTACTCGCAGCAGGCGGCCGGATCATCACTGGCGTCCCCGACGCCGCCTTCGCCCTCAGCCAGTACCCCGGGCCGCTGGACCCCGCCGACGAGATGGTCGAGCGCTGGTACGCCAAGCGCGACTGCCGCAACGACATCAACACCCGGCTCGACCTCGTCAACCTCGTCTTCCGTGACCAAGACGACGACCCCAAGTACACCCCACATCTCTGGGCCTACGACTACGAGAAGCTCGTCCAGCTCTTCACCGAAGCAGGCTTCGCCACCGTAGAGCCGTGGACCTTCGACCCCAAGATCGCCAATCCGAAGCGTCGCTGGGGCAGCGTCTATGTCATCGCCACGAAGTAG
- a CDS encoding HD domain-containing protein — MSTTPATASLIDLAARGQLPLHQYMDWATIDWIATNRPDLQPSPQPALRPLSQYLLRRAALPRGWLAEPRLYDSIHGVRHAMRTATLAAVLAEAHGLDDADTTTVIVAAAVHDCQRHHDKDDRGHGERAAIWLAANADTVWGRFDLTATPRRVTRAATTIRLHDVPYSAFSPDDQADYLRSQVICDVVKAADALDRYRLPKTRWWPNAQHIKEPAFDTFHSLAFDLVSISEKAHLAGAHSPAAVLYALAEKELA; from the coding sequence ATGAGCACGACCCCAGCGACCGCAAGCCTGATCGACCTTGCTGCCCGCGGGCAGCTGCCGCTCCACCAGTACATGGACTGGGCCACCATCGACTGGATCGCCACCAACCGGCCTGACCTCCAGCCCTCACCGCAACCGGCCCTTCGGCCGCTGTCGCAGTACCTCCTGCGACGGGCCGCACTGCCGCGCGGCTGGCTGGCCGAGCCCCGGCTGTACGACTCGATCCACGGCGTCCGGCACGCCATGCGTACCGCAACACTGGCCGCCGTCCTCGCCGAGGCGCACGGCTTGGACGACGCCGACACCACCACCGTCATCGTGGCCGCTGCCGTCCACGACTGCCAGCGCCATCACGACAAGGACGACCGGGGGCACGGGGAACGCGCGGCGATCTGGCTCGCCGCCAACGCGGACACGGTCTGGGGCCGCTTCGACCTCACGGCCACACCGCGTCGCGTCACACGGGCCGCCACCACCATCCGGCTGCACGACGTGCCGTACAGCGCGTTCAGCCCCGACGACCAGGCCGACTACCTGCGGAGCCAGGTCATCTGCGACGTGGTGAAGGCCGCCGACGCCCTGGACCGCTACCGCCTGCCGAAGACCAGGTGGTGGCCGAACGCCCAGCACATCAAAGAACCCGCCTTCGACACCTTCCACAGCCTCGCCTTCGACCTCGTGAGCATCTCCGAGAAGGCCCACCTGGCCGGCGCGCACAGCCCGGCAGCCGTCCTGTACGCGCTTGCGGAGAAGGAGCTGGCGTAA
- a CDS encoding nucleoside-diphosphate kinase: MAEDQANPVERTLVLLKPDALVRGLAGRIITRFEEAALKIVGTKMKWMDEEFTRRHYFDLEERLGSDVYRVTSTFMQQGPVIALVLEGFDAIATVRKIVGSTYPNQAPAGTVRGDFSHYSAAGSIASGKAVANLVHASGNKEEAQQELELWFDKDELHDYKTLAELYTY; the protein is encoded by the coding sequence ATGGCTGAGGATCAGGCAAACCCGGTTGAGCGCACGCTCGTCCTGCTCAAGCCCGATGCGCTCGTGCGTGGCCTGGCGGGAAGGATCATCACCCGGTTCGAGGAAGCCGCGCTGAAGATCGTCGGCACCAAGATGAAGTGGATGGACGAGGAGTTCACCCGGCGGCACTACTTCGATCTGGAGGAGCGGCTGGGATCGGACGTCTACCGCGTCACGTCGACGTTCATGCAGCAGGGGCCGGTCATCGCACTGGTGCTGGAAGGGTTCGACGCCATCGCCACGGTGCGGAAGATCGTCGGCAGCACGTACCCGAACCAGGCGCCGGCGGGAACGGTGCGGGGCGACTTCTCGCACTACAGCGCCGCGGGCAGCATCGCCTCGGGCAAGGCCGTGGCCAACCTCGTGCACGCCTCCGGCAACAAGGAGGAAGCGCAGCAGGAGCTTGAGCTGTGGTTCGACAAGGACGAGCTGCACGACTACAAGACCCTCGCGGAGCTCTACACCTACTAG
- a CDS encoding NUDIX hydrolase, whose product MDVIEVWSGRHACLLQSALRLTNEQFAARLGIAVRTVAAWHADPAVVPRKEMQQLLDTVHEKAPATARQRFTLLVSGERGSSAPSAVGAQALRVAIAVVIRESEVLLVCRRDDDATGLSWQFPAGVIKPGAKAETATVRETLDETGVHCAIRQHLGNRLHPVTGVLCEYFLCEYLAGQATNSDAVENIDVMWVPRNAVTRFIPVDTIFPPVLAVLEEQT is encoded by the coding sequence GTGGATGTGATCGAAGTCTGGAGCGGCCGCCACGCCTGCCTGCTGCAGTCGGCTCTGCGCCTCACCAATGAACAGTTCGCGGCCCGGCTGGGCATCGCGGTACGGACCGTGGCGGCCTGGCACGCTGACCCAGCTGTAGTGCCGCGCAAGGAGATGCAACAGCTCCTCGATACCGTCCACGAGAAGGCTCCGGCAACGGCACGACAGCGGTTCACGCTCCTGGTCTCCGGTGAACGAGGGTCGTCCGCGCCGAGCGCAGTGGGTGCGCAAGCCCTGCGCGTTGCGATCGCCGTGGTCATACGTGAGAGCGAGGTGCTGCTGGTCTGCCGGCGAGACGATGACGCAACGGGCCTCAGCTGGCAGTTCCCGGCAGGCGTGATCAAACCGGGCGCCAAGGCCGAGACCGCGACCGTGCGGGAAACGCTGGATGAGACCGGCGTGCACTGCGCGATCCGGCAGCATCTCGGAAACCGGCTTCACCCGGTGACCGGCGTCCTGTGCGAATACTTCCTGTGCGAGTACCTCGCGGGCCAGGCCACCAACTCCGATGCCGTCGAGAACATCGACGTGATGTGGGTTCCCAGAAACGCGGTGACCCGTTTCATCCCCGTCGATACGATCTTCCCACCCGTGCTTGCCGTCCTGGAGGAGCAGACATGA
- a CDS encoding NUDIX hydrolase has product MTQQTADERPGIAAAIIVHEGRVLMVRRRVSEGKLSWQFPAGEVEPGETREDAAVREAKEETGLDVSSVKLLGERVHPATGRLMSYTACDVVSGTAHVADTEELAELAWVAHDQIPEYVPYGLFGPVQEYLDAALAS; this is encoded by the coding sequence ATGACGCAGCAGACAGCCGATGAGCGACCCGGCATTGCAGCGGCCATCATCGTTCACGAGGGACGCGTTCTGATGGTCCGGCGCCGGGTCAGTGAGGGGAAGCTCTCCTGGCAGTTCCCGGCCGGCGAAGTCGAGCCCGGCGAAACCCGCGAGGACGCCGCTGTGCGGGAGGCCAAAGAGGAGACCGGCCTGGACGTCTCCTCCGTCAAGCTGCTGGGCGAGCGTGTCCACCCGGCAACGGGCCGGCTGATGTCCTACACGGCCTGCGACGTGGTCAGCGGAACCGCGCACGTCGCGGACACCGAGGAACTGGCCGAGCTTGCCTGGGTTGCGCATGACCAGATCCCCGAGTACGTCCCGTACGGCCTGTTCGGGCCGGTGCAGGAATACCTGGACGCCGCTCTCGCCAGCTAG
- a CDS encoding flavoprotein, which yields MTDQPDQQTKKPFLYIVVCAAGIAGDVGKLITAAQEANWDVGVIATPQGLGFVDADALAAQTGCPIRPAWRSAGDPRPLPPADAIAVAPATFNTINKWAAGISDTLAVGILCEAYGFGIPTAVLPYVNSVLDAHPAYRQSLERLRGMGVLIGSYEPHLPKAGGGADRFRWEEALELLTPRVSAPS from the coding sequence GTGACCGATCAGCCTGACCAGCAGACCAAGAAGCCCTTCCTGTACATCGTCGTCTGCGCAGCCGGAATCGCTGGCGATGTCGGCAAGCTGATCACGGCTGCCCAGGAGGCGAACTGGGACGTAGGCGTCATCGCCACCCCGCAGGGCCTCGGCTTCGTCGACGCCGACGCCTTGGCGGCCCAGACCGGCTGCCCCATCCGTCCGGCATGGCGCTCGGCCGGAGACCCGCGTCCGCTGCCGCCCGCCGACGCCATCGCGGTCGCCCCGGCCACCTTCAATACGATCAACAAGTGGGCAGCTGGGATCTCCGACACCCTTGCGGTGGGCATCCTGTGCGAGGCGTACGGCTTCGGCATCCCCACCGCCGTCTTGCCGTACGTGAACTCGGTCCTGGACGCCCACCCCGCGTACCGGCAGAGTCTGGAGCGGCTACGTGGGATGGGCGTCCTGATCGGCTCGTATGAGCCGCACCTGCCGAAGGCCGGCGGCGGGGCCGACCGTTTCCGTTGGGAAGAGGCGCTGGAATTGCTTACTCCCCGAGTGTCTGCCCCATCGTGA
- a CDS encoding relaxase/mobilization nuclease domain-containing protein: protein MIPKIILGTGPDATRRTIRYLFGKGRANEHTDPHLVASWNDFAPDPGRSTHRDPKDVEDQLTAQLNQPVKMLGDKAPKHTVWHCPVRASPEDPILTDTQWADIARRIVAAAGIAPEGDDEACRWVAVRHADDHIHIAATLVRQDGKRPNRDHDQRAVQREARQIEVNYGLRRLKPGDGTAAKRTTSKEHFKAKRLGHDAAARDVLRLRVRRAVAAAADEAEFFALLEATDVTVRLKLGPSGDALGCNFALPGDTNDKGEPVFYAGSTLSPDLSLPQIRKRLAATSPEPVTALPGNPWHQATAATERIPSHLAGSDDTVAQGQLEALGGALDLLPVTAPAAVKADLEQAAAAFERATRSRITGDRDSARVLRRSMQTIWRDRPQDRDGAGFAMLLDTMLTAVAVAVHWHRTRQHAQQEAAAKQALVHLQSAYEQTAEPVLTVLAHRAPSLPTKHRLAHHLQQVVPEHAGRILNDPAREALATVLAEAEATGHNAATVLDQALGQRTLDDARNPARALTWRVRRLGERHAPSPRAQAAKARSVTQGPIVPAPAHTAAAIRSSQPSQGRRR, encoded by the coding sequence GTGATACCGAAGATCATCCTCGGCACGGGCCCAGACGCCACGCGCCGCACAATCCGCTACCTCTTCGGCAAAGGCCGGGCCAACGAGCACACCGATCCGCACCTGGTGGCCTCCTGGAACGACTTCGCCCCCGACCCCGGCCGCAGCACCCACCGCGACCCGAAGGACGTGGAGGACCAGCTCACCGCACAGCTCAACCAGCCCGTGAAGATGCTGGGCGACAAGGCACCCAAGCACACCGTGTGGCACTGCCCCGTCCGCGCCTCCCCCGAAGACCCAATCCTCACCGACACCCAGTGGGCCGACATCGCCCGCCGGATCGTGGCCGCCGCCGGCATCGCCCCCGAAGGAGACGACGAAGCCTGCCGCTGGGTCGCCGTCCGCCACGCCGACGACCACATCCACATCGCCGCCACCCTCGTACGCCAAGACGGCAAACGCCCCAACCGCGACCACGACCAGCGCGCCGTCCAGCGCGAGGCCCGCCAGATCGAAGTCAACTACGGGCTGAGGCGGTTGAAGCCGGGTGACGGCACCGCTGCCAAGCGCACCACCAGCAAGGAGCACTTCAAGGCCAAGCGCCTGGGCCACGACGCCGCCGCCCGCGACGTCCTGCGCCTGCGGGTGCGCCGCGCGGTGGCCGCCGCGGCCGACGAGGCGGAGTTCTTCGCCCTGCTGGAGGCGACGGACGTGACCGTGCGCCTCAAGCTCGGCCCTTCCGGCGACGCGCTCGGCTGCAACTTCGCCCTGCCCGGCGACACCAATGACAAGGGCGAGCCGGTGTTCTACGCGGGCTCGACTCTCTCCCCCGACCTGTCCTTGCCCCAGATCCGCAAACGCCTCGCCGCCACCAGCCCCGAACCGGTCACTGCCCTGCCGGGCAATCCGTGGCATCAGGCCACCGCCGCCACCGAACGCATCCCCAGCCACCTAGCCGGCAGTGACGACACAGTGGCCCAGGGCCAGCTGGAAGCACTCGGTGGAGCACTGGACCTGCTACCGGTCACCGCACCGGCGGCGGTGAAGGCCGACCTCGAACAGGCCGCCGCTGCCTTCGAGCGCGCCACCCGCTCCCGCATAACCGGCGATCGCGACAGCGCCCGCGTCCTGCGCCGCAGCATGCAGACGATCTGGCGCGACCGGCCCCAGGACAGGGACGGCGCCGGGTTCGCCATGCTCCTGGACACCATGCTCACGGCGGTGGCCGTTGCGGTGCACTGGCACCGCACCCGCCAACACGCCCAGCAGGAAGCCGCAGCCAAGCAGGCCCTCGTCCACCTGCAGTCTGCGTACGAGCAGACCGCCGAGCCGGTCCTGACCGTCCTCGCGCACCGCGCCCCCAGCCTCCCAACGAAACACCGTCTCGCCCACCACCTCCAGCAGGTGGTACCCGAGCACGCCGGGCGCATCCTGAACGACCCCGCCCGGGAGGCACTCGCCACCGTGCTCGCCGAGGCAGAAGCTACTGGGCACAACGCAGCCACCGTCCTCGACCAGGCACTGGGCCAGCGCACGCTGGATGACGCTCGCAACCCCGCCCGTGCACTGACCTGGCGCGTCCGCCGCCTCGGTGAACGCCACGCCCCCAGCCCACGGGCGCAGGCCGCCAAGGCTCGCAGCGTTACGCAAGGCCCCATTGTTCCGGCTCCGGCCCACACCGCGGCGGCAATTCGATCGTCGCAGCCATCCCAAGGACGGCGGCGCTGA